The Hyphomicrobium sp. 99 genome contains the following window.
ATCGGCCGCGATACCGTAGACACCATTCCACCGGTGACCATGGACGCATTCCGCGATCACGGCCAGGTGACGCCCAATGCGATAGAGCTCGACTTAGCGGGAGCTCGCGAAGTGCTGAGCACGCTCGAGAAGAATGGCGTCTCGTTATCGGAAGTGACCACGGAGTTGGTCGAAGACGGAGTTCGCCAGTTCGCGGACGCGTTCGATAAACTCTTTGCCGCTATCGCGCACAGCCGGCGCACGCTAACCGACGGCGAACACTCCGCACAGGAAATCGCTCCCGGCAGTTCAGAAATGAAGGCCGCGTACGAAGATGAACTGGCCGCATGGCGCAAGGACGGCGGCATTCGTCGCCTTTGGGCTGGCGACACATCGCTCTGGACAAAGGCGGACGAGGACAAGTGGCTCGGCTGGCTCCAAGTGGTGGACCGAGAGATCGCCGATGTCAGTCGATTGGAGAGTTTCGCCGCAGATGTGAAGCAGCGTGGCTTCAGCGATGTGGTTCTTCTCGGCATGGGCGGCTCAAGCCTCGGACCCGAGGTCGTGAGCGAGAGTTTCGGCCGCCAGCACGGCTGGCCGCGCTTCCACATGCTGGACAGCACGGATCCCGCACAAATCGAGACGCTCGAAAAGACGATTGATCTCAACAAGACGCTTTTCATTGTCTCGTCCAAATCCGGCAGCACGCTCGAACCCAACATCTTCATGGACTATTTCTTCGCCCGCGTCGCCGCGCAGCGAGGCACGGAAAAAGCCGCCGAGCATTTCGTAGCCGTGACCGATCCGGGTTCTTCGCTCGAAAGACGCGCGAAGCAATTAGGCTTTGCCTTTATATTCCACGGCGTCCCCTCGATAGGCGGGCGCTACTCGGTTTTGTCGAAGTTCGGCCTCGTACCGGCAGCCACAGCCGGTCTCGACGTAAAACGTCTTCTCGCAACGACGCAACCGATGCAACGCGCATGCGGCCCCGATGTGCCACCTTCCGAAAACCCCGGCGTGCAACTCGGTATCGCGCTCGGTATTGCCGCGACACGCTTCGGCCGGGACAAGGTGACGATCATAGCCTCGCCGGGCATCGCCGACTTCGGCGCATGGCTCGAGCAGCTTCTGGCCGAAAGCACAGGCAAACGCGGGCGCGGTCTCATTCCGCTAGCAGGCGAGCCGGTCACCGCACCCAAAAATTACGGAGACGACCGCTTCTTTGCATATCTGGAACTCGAGGGGCACGCCGATCCATCCCAGCGCAAGGCAGTGGCAGCGCTTGAGAAGGCCGGACATCCGGTGGTGCGAATTCGAGTGAAGGATATCTGGCATATCGGCCAGGAATTCTTCCGTTGGGAAATTGCCACTGCCGTTGCCGGTGCGATAATCGGCATCGATCCGTTCGACCAGCCAGATGTCGAGGCGAGCAAGGTCAAGACGAGCGAGTTGACCAAGGCCTATGAAAAAACGCACAGCCTCCCCACACAAGAGCCGATGTTCCGCGAGAATGGCATTGCGCTTTATGCAGACCCGCGCAACGCCGCCGAACTCGGAAGACATAATACGCTCACGGGATATTTGAAGAGTCATTTTGGACGCGTAAAGGCCGGTAAAAAATCAGCGGACTAT
Protein-coding sequences here:
- a CDS encoding bifunctional transaldolase/phosoglucose isomerase, which gives rise to MNALKQLEARGQSPWLDYLKRSLIESGELRTLIERDGLKGVTSNPSIFEKAIAETTEYADALKQFEANADHSISAIYEHLAIADIQAAADVLQPVYDKTKRRDGYISLECSPYLANDTDATIAEALRLWAAVDRPNLMVKVPATPAGIPAIRQLIGRGLNINITLLFSVSVYEQVVEAYIAGLEDLKRSGGDVSTVGSVASFFVSRIDSAIDKRLDKLVDKKAADRLRGKAAIANAKLAYVRYKALFNGPRWQNLAASGAKTQRLLWASTSTKNPAYKDTMYVEALIGRDTVDTIPPVTMDAFRDHGQVTPNAIELDLAGAREVLSTLEKNGVSLSEVTTELVEDGVRQFADAFDKLFAAIAHSRRTLTDGEHSAQEIAPGSSEMKAAYEDELAAWRKDGGIRRLWAGDTSLWTKADEDKWLGWLQVVDREIADVSRLESFAADVKQRGFSDVVLLGMGGSSLGPEVVSESFGRQHGWPRFHMLDSTDPAQIETLEKTIDLNKTLFIVSSKSGSTLEPNIFMDYFFARVAAQRGTEKAAEHFVAVTDPGSSLERRAKQLGFAFIFHGVPSIGGRYSVLSKFGLVPAATAGLDVKRLLATTQPMQRACGPDVPPSENPGVQLGIALGIAATRFGRDKVTIIASPGIADFGAWLEQLLAESTGKRGRGLIPLAGEPVTAPKNYGDDRFFAYLELEGHADPSQRKAVAALEKAGHPVVRIRVKDIWHIGQEFFRWEIATAVAGAIIGIDPFDQPDVEASKVKTSELTKAYEKTHSLPTQEPMFRENGIALYADPRNAAELGRHNTLTGYLKSHFGRVKAGKKSADYVALLAYIERNAAHTQTLTELREHIRDRTHAATCLGYGPRFQHSTGQAYKGGPNSGVFLQITCDDRADIDVPSHAYSFGVVKAAQARGDLDVLVERDRRALRVHMKDVDSGLTELARAIDEALQ